One genomic window of Cyanobium sp. ATX 6F1 includes the following:
- a CDS encoding restriction endonuclease subunit S: MSSDYPQVSISSVARVRSGFAFKSSDWQSTGIPVVKIANVKEGRLEMDGCSYVSEVVAHQARDFLLEQGDILISMTGYVGDVARVREADTPCALNQRVGRFHSYNKALIDPSFLFFHLKSKEVRSEIEQKAYGSAQPNISAGGIEETSIHLPELWIQQAIAHILGTLDDKIELNRKTNETLEAMAKALFKSWFVDFDPVRAKAEGRPTGLPDEISDLFADSFEDSELGEIPSGWKIQSAGNQYQISIGKTPPRKEAHWFSCGHLDVPWLSIRDLGEAGVFAYRASECLTREAVERFNVKVVPANTVIVSFKLTVGRVAITACEMLTNEAIAHFSPLRSEAGFEYTYCLLSQYDYHSLGSTSSIATAVNSQILRDMPLLTPSGDIVRAFCDTTTSLFSSIKICQKETQHLSDLRDALLPKLISGEIRIPDAERMLEEMSI, translated from the coding sequence ATGAGTTCTGACTATCCTCAAGTATCAATAAGTAGTGTCGCCAGAGTCAGGTCAGGTTTTGCCTTCAAAAGCAGTGACTGGCAGAGCACTGGGATTCCAGTGGTGAAGATAGCGAACGTGAAAGAAGGGCGCCTTGAGATGGATGGATGCTCATATGTCTCAGAAGTTGTCGCACATCAAGCAAGAGACTTCCTGCTTGAGCAGGGAGACATATTGATATCAATGACAGGATATGTTGGAGATGTAGCGAGAGTGCGAGAAGCGGATACGCCTTGTGCCTTGAACCAGAGAGTGGGGAGGTTTCATTCTTACAACAAAGCACTAATAGACCCCTCCTTCCTTTTCTTTCACCTCAAGAGCAAAGAGGTGCGAAGCGAGATCGAGCAGAAAGCGTATGGGTCTGCTCAACCGAATATAAGCGCAGGCGGCATCGAAGAAACATCCATACACCTTCCAGAACTATGGATTCAGCAAGCAATCGCTCATATCCTCGGCACCCTCGACGATAAGATCGAACTCAACCGCAAGACCAACGAAACCTTGGAGGCGATGGCAAAGGCGCTCTTCAAGTCGTGGTTTGTGGATTTCGATCCAGTAAGAGCAAAGGCAGAAGGTCGCCCGACTGGATTACCTGATGAGATCAGCGACCTATTCGCAGATTCATTTGAGGATTCGGAACTGGGTGAAATTCCGAGTGGGTGGAAGATTCAGTCAGCAGGTAATCAATACCAGATATCTATTGGCAAAACTCCTCCAAGGAAAGAGGCGCATTGGTTTTCGTGTGGTCACCTTGATGTTCCGTGGTTGTCAATCCGAGATCTTGGCGAGGCAGGCGTATTTGCTTACAGAGCATCGGAATGCCTGACCAGAGAAGCGGTAGAAAGATTCAATGTCAAGGTCGTTCCAGCGAATACGGTTATCGTTAGTTTCAAACTCACCGTAGGAAGGGTTGCAATCACTGCTTGTGAGATGCTCACGAATGAAGCGATTGCTCATTTCTCTCCCCTGAGATCTGAGGCGGGGTTTGAATACACATACTGCTTGCTGTCTCAATATGATTACCACTCTCTTGGCAGCACATCCTCTATCGCTACAGCGGTAAACTCGCAAATACTCAGAGATATGCCGCTTCTTACCCCAAGCGGTGACATTGTAAGAGCATTCTGCGATACCACTACCTCCCTATTCTCATCCATCAAGATCTGCCAGAAAGAAACCCAGCATCTCAGTGATTTGCGTGATGCCCTCCTCCCCAAACTCATCTCAGGTGAAATCCGAATCCCTGATGCTGAGCGAATGCTTGAGGAGATGAGCATCTGA
- a CDS encoding AMP-binding protein: MNAEIHWQADAADHRALAGRTDWSGLTGIEQLWGALERLYGDAPALEAPHGRHPEQLTYRELHQRIEQTAAAFAGLGLMPGERVALFAENGPRWLVADQGLMRAGAADAVRGSAAPIDELLYILEDSGSVALVVESAALLAKLGPGQPALAGLRFVVVLEGEAPAAAPWPCLDWAALLERGAAAPLPPPPPADPERLATLLYTSGTTGAPKGVPLSHANLLHQIRTLGVAVNPSPGDRVVSVLPIWHAYERTAEYLLLACGCHQTYTTLKQLRPDLQRVRPSYLISVPRLWEALLSGFEDALAAMPSSRQKLLKGALAVGRLHCTARRRALDLTLTPEPPLARLQGAALALLTWPVQRLAAALFWPKVRQQLAGGALRTAISGGGALAPHVDGFFEVIGIELLVGYGLTETSPVLTCRRPWANRRGSSGRPLPGTSIRIVDPESRAPLGWGERGLVLARGPQVMAGYFHKPEATAAAIDAEGWFDTGDLGLLISDGSLVLTGRAKDTIVLSSGENIEPGPLEEALAASPLVEQVLVVGQDERLLGALVVPRAEPLKAFQGQLAEASDQALLRALKGEFNRLLAARPGSRPDERLGGVALVEPFTLENGLLTQTLKQRRDRIGVRDRAAIEALYGR, encoded by the coding sequence GTGAACGCCGAGATCCACTGGCAGGCCGATGCCGCTGACCACCGCGCCCTCGCCGGCCGCACCGACTGGAGCGGGCTCACGGGAATCGAGCAGCTCTGGGGCGCGCTGGAGCGGCTCTACGGCGATGCCCCCGCCCTTGAGGCCCCCCATGGCCGCCATCCCGAGCAGCTCACCTACCGGGAGCTGCACCAGCGGATCGAGCAGACCGCCGCGGCCTTTGCAGGCCTGGGCCTGATGCCGGGAGAGCGGGTCGCCCTGTTCGCCGAGAACGGCCCCCGTTGGCTGGTGGCGGACCAGGGGCTGATGCGCGCGGGCGCCGCCGATGCCGTGCGCGGCAGCGCTGCACCGATCGACGAGCTGCTTTACATCCTCGAGGATTCCGGCTCCGTCGCCCTGGTGGTGGAGTCGGCGGCCCTGCTGGCCAAGCTCGGCCCCGGGCAGCCCGCCCTGGCCGGCCTGCGCTTCGTGGTGGTGCTGGAGGGGGAGGCCCCGGCGGCCGCCCCCTGGCCCTGCCTGGATTGGGCGGCGCTGCTGGAGCGGGGTGCGGCCGCCCCGCTGCCGCCGCCGCCACCGGCCGATCCGGAGCGTCTGGCCACGCTGCTCTACACATCGGGCACCACCGGCGCCCCCAAGGGGGTGCCCCTCAGCCACGCCAACCTGCTGCACCAGATCCGCACCCTCGGGGTGGCGGTGAACCCCTCGCCGGGGGATCGGGTGGTGAGCGTGCTGCCGATCTGGCACGCCTACGAACGCACGGCCGAATACCTGCTGCTGGCCTGCGGCTGCCATCAGACCTACACCACCCTCAAGCAGCTGCGCCCCGACCTGCAGCGGGTGCGCCCCAGCTACCTGATCAGCGTGCCGAGGCTGTGGGAGGCGCTGCTCTCGGGTTTCGAGGATGCCCTCGCCGCGATGCCCTCCAGTCGCCAGAAGCTGCTCAAGGGGGCCCTGGCGGTGGGCCGGCTCCATTGCACCGCCCGTCGCCGGGCGCTCGATCTCACCCTCACCCCGGAACCGCCCCTGGCCCGGCTCCAGGGGGCGGCCCTGGCGCTGCTCACCTGGCCGGTGCAGCGGCTGGCGGCGGCGCTGTTCTGGCCGAAGGTGCGCCAGCAGCTCGCCGGTGGCGCCCTGCGCACCGCCATCAGCGGCGGCGGTGCCCTGGCCCCCCACGTGGATGGCTTCTTCGAGGTGATCGGGATCGAGTTGCTGGTGGGCTACGGCCTGACCGAAACCAGCCCGGTGCTCACTTGCCGGCGTCCCTGGGCCAACCGCCGCGGCAGCTCCGGCCGCCCCCTGCCCGGCACCTCCATCCGCATCGTCGATCCGGAGAGCCGTGCGCCCCTGGGCTGGGGCGAGCGGGGCCTGGTGCTGGCCAGGGGCCCCCAGGTGATGGCCGGTTACTTCCACAAACCCGAGGCCACGGCCGCCGCCATCGACGCCGAGGGCTGGTTCGACACCGGTGACCTGGGCCTGCTGATTTCCGATGGCTCCCTGGTGCTCACCGGCCGGGCCAAGGACACGATCGTGCTCAGCAGCGGCGAGAACATCGAACCCGGCCCCCTGGAGGAGGCCCTGGCCGCCAGTCCCCTGGTGGAGCAGGTGCTGGTGGTGGGCCAGGACGAGCGCCTGCTGGGGGCCCTGGTGGTGCCCCGCGCCGAACCCCTGAAGGCGTTCCAGGGCCAGCTGGCTGAGGCGTCCGATCAGGCGTTGTTGCGGGCGCTGAAGGGTGAGTTCAACCGGCTGCTGGCGGCCCGGCCCGGCTCCAGGCCCGATGAGCGCCTCGGCGGTGTGGCCCTGGTGGAGCCCTTCACCCTCGAGAACGGCCTGCTCACCCAGACCCTCAAGCAGCGCCGTGACCGCATCGGTGTGCGCGACCGGGCCGCGATCGAGGCCCTTTACGGGCGCTGA
- a CDS encoding YlqD family protein: protein MSDGSSLTIKRTVTVRAVVTPRWKEDAERELSAAVANSDAQLSQLEQEGQQLIEEIRRQSANPLDPRVGEQVNSVHQQVAAKRAELEEQKRTLLEQQRQVQELEFEQIVEQGQLESSTKVKVGDNLVEKLQVALVVRDGIVEAIEGQL from the coding sequence ATGTCGGACGGCTCATCGCTCACGATCAAGCGCACGGTCACCGTGCGGGCGGTGGTGACCCCGCGCTGGAAGGAGGATGCCGAGCGCGAACTCAGCGCCGCAGTCGCCAACAGCGATGCCCAGCTCTCCCAGCTGGAGCAGGAGGGTCAGCAGCTGATCGAGGAGATCCGTCGCCAGAGCGCCAACCCCCTCGACCCCCGGGTGGGCGAGCAGGTCAATTCGGTGCACCAGCAGGTGGCCGCCAAGCGGGCCGAGCTGGAGGAACAGAAGCGCACGCTGCTGGAGCAGCAGCGTCAGGTGCAGGAGCTGGAGTTCGAGCAGATCGTCGAGCAGGGCCAGCTGGAGAGCAGCACCAAGGTGAAGGTGGGCGACAACCTGGTGGAGAAGCTGCAGGTGGCGCTGGTGGTGCGCGACGGCATCGTCGAGGCAATCGAAGGTCAGCTCTGA
- a CDS encoding phage integrase SAM-like domain-containing protein, with protein MPKIETKEPTLNGQAYVIKYAERSCFYLRVNRGNKRYTNISLNTSDIRQAHKNALSAYVKVESDPPKSKTRKLSIDKVCEEYLKEKENDVRRGQLAAGSHDSYSQRIYQRIIPYCRSVGIISISDISKNAFAEYAGFYLDIKTKGKWKSETSGLSTGTINSDLTTLKAIINWMVKKELLDPKKKPEIDKLKDRTNYRDEANPAFLPDDWTKFCSELYGFEKNIKDQEVLWKRRWFIHWVRFQFQSGCRPHETAQILCGIDEKLRRKDQKLTGIVTVSNTSKTGGREVVMNWHTIQSIKSHLTKGIKIRNEQIEVYNKKVLAGEVKDKKGKVISETLPQIPQRGRDDLLMMNPFFENRTTYHMEHIRQWFNRVLSKCEFDRRYTLYSLRATHISFALLDGQRVDLVAKNCGTSMTMIQKTYDGLSSRFHFESLGLFQESVSSPAKAGKLLLD; from the coding sequence ATGCCAAAGATTGAAACAAAAGAACCAACCCTTAATGGGCAGGCATATGTAATTAAATATGCCGAGAGAAGCTGTTTTTATTTACGGGTTAACAGAGGTAATAAAAGGTATACAAATATTTCTCTGAACACTTCTGATATAAGGCAAGCACATAAGAATGCGCTTTCAGCCTATGTCAAAGTAGAGAGTGACCCGCCAAAGTCAAAGACCAGAAAGCTAAGCATTGATAAGGTTTGTGAAGAATATCTTAAAGAAAAAGAAAACGATGTTCGCAGGGGTCAATTGGCTGCTGGCTCACACGATTCATATTCTCAGAGGATATATCAGAGAATCATTCCCTATTGCAGAAGTGTGGGCATAATTTCTATTAGTGATATCTCTAAAAATGCATTCGCTGAATATGCAGGGTTCTATTTAGATATCAAGACAAAGGGTAAGTGGAAGTCGGAAACTTCTGGTCTTTCAACAGGCACTATCAACAGCGATCTCACGACTCTAAAGGCAATAATAAATTGGATGGTTAAAAAGGAGTTGCTGGACCCGAAGAAAAAGCCAGAAATAGATAAGCTGAAAGATCGCACTAACTATAGGGATGAAGCAAACCCTGCCTTTCTCCCAGACGACTGGACAAAGTTTTGCTCCGAGCTATATGGTTTCGAAAAAAATATCAAGGATCAGGAAGTATTATGGAAAAGACGATGGTTTATTCATTGGGTTCGCTTCCAGTTCCAGAGTGGCTGTAGACCTCATGAAACCGCACAAATCCTCTGCGGAATCGACGAGAAACTTAGGCGCAAAGATCAAAAGCTAACCGGCATCGTGACCGTTAGCAATACATCAAAAACAGGAGGCAGAGAAGTTGTGATGAACTGGCATACTATTCAAAGTATTAAAAGTCATCTCACTAAAGGCATAAAAATACGCAATGAACAAATTGAAGTATACAATAAAAAGGTCCTTGCAGGAGAAGTTAAGGATAAAAAGGGCAAAGTGATCTCCGAGACCCTCCCACAAATTCCTCAAAGAGGTAGAGACGACTTATTAATGATGAATCCATTTTTTGAAAATCGGACAACATATCACATGGAACATATTAGACAGTGGTTTAATCGAGTTTTGTCTAAGTGTGAATTTGATCGAAGATATACTCTGTATTCGCTCCGTGCTACGCATATATCATTCGCACTTTTGGATGGTCAAAGAGTTGACCTCGTAGCGAAGAACTGCGGGACATCAATGACAATGATCCAGAAAACATATGATGGGCTTTCTAGTAGGTTCCACTTTGAATCTCTTGGGCTTTTTCAGGAATCCGTATCTAGCCCCGCCAAGGCAGGTAAATTATTGCTTGACTAA
- a CDS encoding type I restriction endonuclease subunit R gives MALITEDHLEQQCLEWFKDLGYKHVFAPQLDSDGRTPERSDFRQVVLQGRLRSALKRLNPDVPAGTIEVAVLQLANPNVPGLLASNRNFHRWMTQGLPITYMDGNQQVGIRLKVIGFDDPAANDWLAVNQLAIQGTKHNRRPDVVVYLNGLPLAVIELKNPADEKADIWAAFNQLQTYKTDIPDLFTPNVLLVISDGIQARAGSLSADRERFQRWRTISGENDLDPLGAHRDLETLVRGMFERGRFLDFIRSFCLFEEDGQIIKKVAAYHQFHAVRAAVEQVVKASRPDGDKKGGVVWHTQGAGKSIEMACLAGKLLTDPRLENPTLVMVTDRQDLDGQLFGVFSGAGDLLGENPQQADSRQELRDLLANRPSGGIIFTTIQKFAAESGEDRFPTLSERRNIVVICDEAHRTQYGFKARFDAKTGEIKYGMAKALRDALPQATFLAFTGTPISQEDRDTQAVFGHYVSIYDIQQAVEDGATVPIYYESRLAKLALKDPLLPQVDEQVDDLFSDEDDIPAAERAKSRWAALEALVGAEPRLKQVAADLITHFEQRSKTQPGKALGVLMSRDICARLYAAIVALRPEWHDDDPKKGAIKVVMTASASDEPHLQPHHTSKQQKKDLEKRFKDPADPLRIVLVRDMWLTGFDAPCLATMYVDKPMKGANLAQAIARVNRVFKDKPGGLVVDYIGIAPQLKEALATYTAAKGKGAPTIDTSEVLRILKEKLQVAKDLLHPIDWSGFRDPKTAMELLPISLDHILAISDGKKRYCDTVLSMTKAFALCGTTDEALALDQEVAFLQAIRAPLIKGEDILGGNGAPKNVDFELRQLMSQALVADGITDVFKVAGLEKPDISILSDSFLAEVSKIPQKNLAVELLQRLLREEVSTRFKTNVVKQKRFSELLQASLNKYTNRSIEAAQVIEELIAMAKQFRDEAERVAAMGLSTAEIAFYDALGNNQSAHDLMGDEVLMKMARELAEKLRGNLSIDWQYKENVRARLRTMIKALLKRYKYPPDQEASAIDLVLQQTEMISEEWSREDLGKKIETVDADALEK, from the coding sequence ATGGCACTGATCACAGAAGACCATCTGGAGCAGCAGTGCCTTGAGTGGTTCAAGGATCTGGGATACAAACACGTCTTTGCCCCCCAACTCGACAGCGACGGCAGAACCCCAGAACGATCCGACTTTCGCCAGGTCGTCCTCCAGGGGCGACTGCGTTCAGCACTGAAGCGCCTGAACCCTGATGTTCCTGCGGGAACCATCGAAGTCGCGGTGCTTCAACTGGCGAACCCCAACGTGCCTGGTCTACTGGCATCAAACCGCAACTTCCACCGCTGGATGACCCAGGGATTACCCATCACCTATATGGATGGGAACCAGCAGGTGGGGATCCGCCTCAAGGTGATCGGGTTTGATGACCCTGCTGCCAATGACTGGTTGGCGGTGAATCAGTTGGCGATCCAAGGCACGAAGCACAACCGCCGCCCTGATGTGGTGGTCTACCTCAACGGTCTCCCTCTGGCGGTGATCGAACTGAAGAACCCTGCCGATGAGAAGGCAGACATCTGGGCAGCGTTCAACCAACTCCAGACCTACAAAACCGACATCCCCGACCTGTTCACGCCCAATGTGCTGCTGGTGATCAGCGATGGCATTCAGGCAAGAGCAGGTTCATTGAGTGCTGATCGGGAACGGTTCCAGCGATGGCGCACCATTTCAGGGGAGAACGACCTCGATCCATTAGGTGCTCACCGTGATCTGGAGACCTTGGTGCGGGGGATGTTTGAGCGGGGGCGGTTCCTGGATTTCATTCGCTCCTTCTGCCTGTTCGAAGAAGACGGGCAGATCATCAAAAAGGTTGCTGCCTACCACCAGTTCCACGCTGTCAGGGCGGCAGTCGAGCAGGTGGTGAAGGCAAGCAGACCTGATGGCGACAAGAAGGGAGGCGTCGTCTGGCACACCCAGGGCGCTGGCAAAAGCATCGAGATGGCGTGTCTGGCAGGCAAGTTGCTCACTGACCCTCGCCTTGAGAACCCCACCCTGGTGATGGTCACCGACCGCCAGGATCTGGATGGTCAGTTGTTTGGGGTCTTCTCAGGTGCTGGTGATCTACTGGGCGAGAACCCTCAGCAGGCAGACAGTCGCCAGGAACTGAGGGATCTGCTCGCCAACCGACCCAGTGGTGGCATCATCTTCACCACCATTCAGAAGTTCGCTGCTGAATCTGGGGAAGACCGTTTTCCCACCCTGAGCGAGCGCCGCAACATCGTGGTGATCTGCGATGAGGCACACCGCACCCAATACGGGTTCAAGGCACGGTTCGATGCCAAGACAGGGGAAATCAAATACGGAATGGCAAAGGCACTCAGAGATGCCTTGCCCCAGGCGACCTTCCTTGCCTTTACGGGCACTCCCATCTCCCAGGAAGATCGAGACACCCAAGCGGTCTTTGGGCACTACGTCTCCATCTACGACATTCAGCAGGCAGTGGAAGACGGTGCCACGGTGCCGATCTACTACGAATCACGCCTGGCAAAACTGGCGCTCAAGGATCCACTGCTGCCCCAGGTGGATGAGCAGGTGGATGACCTCTTCTCAGATGAAGACGACATTCCTGCTGCTGAACGGGCAAAAAGCAGGTGGGCAGCACTGGAGGCACTGGTGGGTGCTGAACCTCGCCTGAAGCAGGTGGCAGCAGATTTGATCACCCACTTTGAGCAGCGATCCAAAACCCAACCAGGGAAGGCGCTTGGTGTGCTGATGAGTCGAGACATCTGTGCTCGCCTCTATGCCGCCATCGTTGCCCTACGCCCCGAATGGCACGACGACGATCCCAAGAAAGGAGCGATCAAGGTGGTGATGACGGCATCGGCATCTGATGAACCTCACCTTCAACCGCATCACACCAGCAAGCAGCAAAAAAAAGATCTGGAGAAACGGTTCAAGGATCCTGCTGACCCATTGAGGATCGTGCTGGTGCGGGATATGTGGTTGACGGGGTTCGATGCTCCGTGCCTGGCGACGATGTATGTGGATAAACCGATGAAGGGGGCAAACCTGGCGCAGGCGATTGCCAGGGTCAACAGGGTTTTCAAAGACAAACCAGGCGGTCTGGTGGTCGATTACATCGGCATCGCACCGCAACTCAAGGAAGCACTGGCGACCTACACCGCTGCCAAGGGCAAGGGTGCTCCAACAATCGACACCAGTGAGGTGCTGCGAATCCTCAAGGAAAAACTTCAGGTTGCCAAAGATCTGCTCCACCCAATCGACTGGAGTGGATTCAGGGATCCAAAGACGGCGATGGAACTCCTGCCCATCAGTTTGGATCACATCCTCGCAATATCTGATGGCAAGAAGCGATATTGCGACACGGTGCTATCGATGACCAAAGCATTTGCTCTTTGCGGCACTACTGATGAAGCATTGGCACTTGATCAGGAGGTCGCATTTCTTCAGGCGATAAGAGCACCGCTGATCAAGGGAGAAGACATTCTTGGCGGCAATGGTGCCCCCAAGAATGTTGATTTTGAGTTGCGGCAACTGATGTCACAGGCACTTGTCGCAGATGGAATCACCGATGTTTTCAAGGTGGCAGGTCTTGAAAAACCAGACATCAGCATCCTGTCGGATTCATTCCTGGCAGAAGTCAGCAAGATCCCCCAGAAGAACTTGGCAGTAGAACTGCTTCAGCGGTTGCTAAGAGAAGAGGTCTCTACACGCTTCAAGACCAATGTGGTCAAGCAGAAGCGATTTAGCGAACTGCTCCAGGCATCACTGAACAAATACACCAACCGCTCAATCGAAGCAGCACAGGTGATCGAAGAACTGATTGCGATGGCAAAGCAGTTCCGTGATGAGGCAGAAAGAGTTGCGGCAATGGGTCTATCGACTGCTGAGATTGCTTTCTATGACGCCCTGGGGAACAACCAATCAGCACACGACCTGATGGGTGATGAGGTGCTGATGAAGATGGCACGGGAACTGGCAGAAAAACTTAGGGGTAATCTCAGCATTGATTGGCAATACAAGGAGAACGTTCGGGCACGACTGCGAACGATGATCAAGGCACTTCTCAAGCGATATAAGTATCCACCCGATCAAGAGGCATCAGCGATTGACCTGGTTCTACAGCAGACCGAAATGATTTCCGAAGAGTGGTCAAGGGAAGACCTCGGCAAGAAGATTGAAACAGTGGACGCTGATGCCTTGGAAAAGTAG
- the lipB gene encoding lipoyl(octanoyl) transferase LipB encodes MDPRLDAICFEPPDPVPFERAWAWQQQLQQRLLEDPQAAEALLLLQHTPCYTLGRGASEAFLGFDPLDPPLPLHRIDRGGEVTHHLPGQLVLYPVLDLRRHGADLHLYLRDLEGLVIEVLSELGLKGERTTGLTGVWLEGRKLAAIGVGAKRWISQHGLALNVDCGLEGFERIAPCGLTDRPVGRLSDWRPGLTVAALQPLVKAAAARRFRLSLRPPSATELLEGL; translated from the coding sequence ATGGACCCCAGGCTCGACGCAATCTGTTTTGAACCGCCGGATCCGGTGCCGTTTGAGCGCGCCTGGGCCTGGCAGCAGCAGCTGCAGCAACGGCTGCTGGAGGATCCACAGGCAGCTGAGGCCCTGCTGCTGCTCCAGCACACCCCCTGCTACACCCTGGGCCGCGGCGCCAGTGAGGCGTTTCTGGGCTTCGATCCGCTCGATCCGCCCCTGCCCCTGCACCGCATCGACCGCGGTGGGGAGGTGACCCACCACCTGCCGGGCCAGCTGGTGCTCTACCCCGTGCTCGACCTGCGGCGCCATGGCGCCGATCTGCACCTCTACCTGCGTGACCTCGAGGGGCTGGTGATCGAGGTGCTCTCGGAACTGGGCCTGAAGGGCGAGCGGACCACTGGGCTCACGGGGGTCTGGCTGGAGGGCCGCAAACTGGCGGCGATCGGCGTGGGGGCGAAGCGTTGGATCAGCCAGCACGGCCTGGCCCTGAACGTGGACTGTGGCTTGGAAGGCTTCGAGCGGATCGCGCCCTGCGGCCTCACCGATCGGCCCGTGGGGCGCCTGAGCGATTGGCGGCCAGGGCTGACGGTGGCCGCGCTGCAGCCGCTGGTGAAGGCGGCGGCGGCCCGGCGCTTTCGCCTGAGCTTGCGCCCACCATCCGCCACCGAACTCCTGGAGGGGTTGTAA
- the hpf gene encoding ribosome hibernation-promoting factor, HPF/YfiA family, protein MKLLIHGRNMEVTSAIRDYTEDKLGRAIGHFNGLVKEADVHLSVARNPRVPQQTAEVTVFANGVVIRAQERSENLYASIDMVANKLSRQLRRYKERLHGHHHAPSTEELLEELPIEGDLTKGRVAELPVPAVRRKYFAMPAMSIEDALHQLELIDHDFYLFRDAASGTIQVVYRRNHGGYGVIQPRES, encoded by the coding sequence ATGAAGCTTCTGATCCACGGTCGCAACATGGAGGTCACCTCCGCGATCCGCGACTACACCGAAGACAAGCTCGGCCGGGCGATCGGCCATTTCAACGGGCTGGTCAAGGAAGCCGACGTGCACCTCTCGGTGGCCCGCAACCCACGGGTACCCCAGCAGACCGCCGAGGTCACGGTGTTCGCCAACGGCGTGGTGATCCGCGCCCAGGAACGCAGCGAGAACCTCTACGCCAGCATCGACATGGTGGCGAACAAGCTCAGCCGCCAGCTGCGCCGCTACAAGGAGCGCCTGCATGGTCACCACCACGCCCCCAGCACCGAGGAGCTCCTGGAGGAGTTGCCGATCGAAGGCGATCTCACCAAGGGCCGTGTGGCCGAGCTTCCGGTGCCGGCCGTGCGGCGCAAGTATTTCGCCATGCCGGCGATGTCGATCGAAGACGCCCTGCACCAACTGGAGTTGATCGATCACGATTTCTACCTCTTCCGTGATGCGGCCAGCGGCACGATTCAGGTGGTCTACAGGCGCAACCACGGCGGCTACGGAGTGATCCAACCGCGAGAATCCTGA
- the deoC gene encoding deoxyribose-phosphate aldolase produces the protein MARDRPDLAPLIDHSLLDPHQGHEAIERICDEARHFGFAGVCVASRWLPVARERLGAATPVKLVSVVGFPFGAIPAEIKQQEAEWAAAQGADELDVVPDFGALADGNASAVCEELAGIVALGLPVKVILEAGRHDAETLALLVEVAIDAGAAFLKTGSGFGPPASVEQVQQLRQLARGRAAVKASGGIADVEQAIALVEAGASRLGTSRGVALMQALRRGPIQPDG, from the coding sequence GTGGCCCGCGACCGACCCGACCTCGCCCCCCTGATCGACCACTCCCTGCTGGACCCTCACCAGGGCCACGAGGCGATCGAGCGCATCTGCGATGAGGCCCGTCATTTCGGTTTTGCCGGGGTCTGCGTGGCCTCCCGCTGGCTGCCCGTGGCCCGGGAACGCCTGGGGGCCGCCACCCCGGTGAAGCTGGTGTCGGTGGTGGGCTTTCCCTTCGGCGCCATCCCCGCGGAGATCAAACAGCAGGAGGCGGAATGGGCGGCCGCCCAGGGGGCCGATGAACTCGATGTGGTGCCCGATTTCGGGGCCCTGGCCGACGGCAACGCCTCGGCTGTCTGCGAGGAGCTGGCTGGAATCGTGGCGCTCGGGCTGCCGGTGAAGGTGATTCTGGAGGCGGGTCGCCACGACGCTGAAACCCTGGCCCTGCTGGTGGAGGTGGCGATCGACGCCGGCGCAGCCTTCCTCAAGACCGGCAGCGGCTTCGGGCCGCCGGCCAGCGTGGAGCAGGTGCAGCAGCTGCGCCAGCTGGCCCGGGGCCGGGCGGCCGTGAAGGCCTCCGGCGGCATCGCCGATGTGGAGCAGGCGATCGCCCTGGTGGAGGCGGGGGCGAGCCGGCTGGGCACCAGCCGCGGGGTGGCCCTGATGCAGGCCCTGCGCCGGGGCCCCATCCAGCCGGACGGCTGA